In Vidua chalybeata isolate OUT-0048 chromosome 9, bVidCha1 merged haplotype, whole genome shotgun sequence, a genomic segment contains:
- the PDE4DIP gene encoding myomegalin isoform X1: MKDNCRICGRELCGNQRRWIFHTAAKLNLQVLLSHVLGRELCRDGRSEFACSKCAFMLDRIYRFDTVIARIEALSIERLQKLLLEKDRLKFCIASMYRRNNDDSGPEDRAGEGTVDLSNLPDARYAALLQEDFTYSGFEYWMDQEEHGPEPHSCHGSEGAGSRPRRCRGCAALRVADADYEAICKVPRKVARSISCGLSSRWSASMGNEESSVCDVAESTSSRVAVDGDSMEEGTPASSLESLDTTVEASPLQQKDEDADKGVKGNGKCDDFSDDRVTPSSSLSGNRLELALNLIKTLDYKPLQSPRGSRLPIPVKSSLPPPKLSRDLADGSASAGLACASSAFLNADRKSFSRAPLGLPLEISELQELWDDLYEDYMPLRVQNLQDEQQQPAPGSTAAGEHVSSVHTAELQGKIQHFEAANKLLQEKLNELNFELKSAQETSQRQDRTIQSLNEALKSKESKTEELYHIIEGQNETMAKLRDMLHRNHLGQLQVSESPLSPQEQQMSPLDLQNALFCTKLEVQRLKRAQHQKEHQLAESKRATQLLETTVHEEEQQKEAAWKHNQELRAVVQQLQAELQDKAQQIETLEWEKSRELQAQEQRVQRLTQQLAHKEQLLQESRELLQCQQSLEKSPAAMNAMLEKLQQRVSDRDAALERAVDEKFCALEKKEQELQQLRVSMRERGSDLERLRSVLRSNEATIHSLESLLKAKTLELEQVSATCQNLRWLKEEIEAKSGSRQKEQEGIIQQLQTCLHDRNKEVEELTATLLCKLGPGQNEVAEELCLRLQHKEKMLQDLLSDRNHQTTEHDAEIRELLQALSTKEQHSRVAAEKMAQALAERSCELQLLRQHVLGKDPVGTQSAGARPLKQDKQPIQEILQRACGATAIAGSPQEDSSCRTEGVTMSAAELEKDLVNAKEELELMAKKERESRRELTALQSVVATQEEELQVQASDIESLTRSIQMKEDLIKDLQMQLVDPEEIPAMERLTQEVLVLREKVAVAESQGQEATGNRRQQQLLLMLEGLVAERNRLNEALQAERQLYGSLVKFHTHPDSAARDHALQVELEGVHELRGQLEEALGRSLECLSRLETQGAIGGRAAGTHTDASTNFTDSMKEEAARGLASQQSNPRARKESGGTERSTAPTVRERELRAEEELRELKAQLEEAGFSSVSHIRKAMLSLCLENAELKERMGEATSLLESGEQEEPGLGSPLAPEPRRLQRKSRGSLGDRPAGGSGDGQGLPAERGTVPTKRPAMEARAQDDMAKRPCPGSLGGGDGSHVEGSVPGRGWPGLGAELRSQVAQGQRQCQELQDKLAASEARVRAQAEQLEKYHVLLREPQTQQLSKQVQVDFQDLGYETCGRSETEADRDETTSPECEEPDVFSETSLGEELGSLCQPGMSRVGKIAQKTMALEDVEALHQHIQDLKAQLLNANKVIQSLQRRARSISVTSGYTSGAERPLPAPKVLASPAHSLTDEDEGWQSDGHGTLCPPALRAHRDLQSLVHRVALLEAQLPTAKHGATLPKELQSATWPGKYNSLIQAQARELSHLRQTLREGRGVSRSLAQHLRDALRSFEDLLRGTDIDYYLGQGFREQLAQGRHLAERLSDKLGIRDRQDREDKTSHELLAQRLSRELQEKEIESLEVKLQERSESPGSSCPPSESSHSASSSSFTSEGLEPCSDGDAASEYSQCHEEPTQHAGLHFDSLSKPVNAPLPVLAPGLSPFLPAGAPPPAAPPLLGCCGNSVCSLAEAQQELQVLRRQLGESVTLPMAPAKPTVLPGPFGEGSKAPASFCRHGALQGPAELPAASDSRGPWDVPGQLLCGALPAGYPSGQKLTGADLLEEHLLEIRNLRQRLEESICTNDRLREQLERRLASTGKASALPSDVYAQTPELGLQLSRENQALHEENQTLRLQRDHLSQELARVQEALMAACSRAREAEAELGQRRGKQRRLAEELSECQESVRQLRDERRSLQEDNNRLQHSVTLLQQQSEEQRLLLQTLRAELHVYESLPGPSAETRAGCFPSPPVRDVGTNSAAPLLSPLPSGTSVLRRMDEPRGADVLLRKSEGLTGAHVVGRLDTYRALEQHIVEGKALARELMCLTRPALRLPNSPLPGKEVKRGQDGAGSSWGPDPQRTVHYVVPEPRTGPEGCRGSWRQGASSPGNAAGTALLHQAEHGGSPGAAGWGCPSSTCSRTLLPQALGRTGTGQGHLWGSASTLHGILEECVSLLTAFWSTVLPVSPAQHQGKEQVLQGEIAALRARLSEREDALQSTARRLRSTAQLKDSMEQFIVSQLTRTHNVLRKARTNLEVKAQQALPVA, translated from the exons atgaAGGATAACTGCCGGATCTGCGGCCGGGAGCTGTGCGGCAACCAGCGGCGATGGATCTTTCACACGGCGGCCAAGCTGAATCTCCAGGTGCTGCTCTCCCACgtcctgggcagggagctgtgccggGACGGCAGGTCCGAGTTTGCCTGCAGCAAGTGTGCCTTCATGCTGGACCGCATCTACAGGTTCGACACCGTCATCGCCCGCATCGAGGCCCTCTCCATCGAGCgcctgcagaagctgctgctggagaaggaccGTCTCAAGTTCTGCATCGCAAGCATGTACCGCAGGAACAACGACGACTCCGGCCCAGaggacagggctggagaggggacTGTGGACCTTTCCAATCTGCCTGATGCACGGTACGCTGCCCTCCTCCAGGAGGACTTCACTTACTCTGGCTTTGAATATTGGATGGATCAGGAAGAGCACGGCCCGGAGCCGCACAGCTGCCACGGCTCCGAGGGGGCAGGGAGCCGcccgcggcgctgccggggctgcgCTGCCCTGCGTGTGGCCGACGCCGACTATGAAGCCATCTGCAAAGTGCCCCGAAAGGTGGCCAGGAGCATCTCCTGTGGGCTGTCCAGCCGCTGGTCAGCCAGCATGGGCAACGAGGAGTCGTCTGTGTGTGATGTGGCCGAGTCCACCAGCTCCAGGGTGGCTGTGGATGGGGACAGCATGGAGGAAGGCACACCTGCATCCTCTCTTGAATCTCTGGACACCACCGTGGAGGCCAGCCCTCTGCAGCAGAAGGATGAAGATGCAGATAAGGGGGTgaaagggaatgggaaatgtGACGATTTCTCGGATGATCGCGTGACCCCGAGCTCTTCACTGAGCGGGAACAGGCTGGAGCTGGCCCTCAATTTGATCAAGACTTTGGACTACAAACCCCTTCAGAGCCCCCGAGGCAGCCGACTACCTATTCCTGTGAAGTCCAGCTTGCCCCCTCCCAAGCTCAGCCGTGACTTGGCAGATGGCAGTGCTTCTGCTGGCTTAGCATGTGCTAGTTCTGCCTTCCTCAATGCAGACAGAAAATCGTTTTCCAGAGCTCCTTTGGGCCTTCCCCTGGAAatttctgagctgcaggagctgtgggatgaCCTCTATGAGGATTATATGCCGCTGCGGGTACAG AATTTGCAAgatgaacagcagcagccagctccaggtagcactgcagcaggggagCACGTGTCCAGTGTGCatacagcagagctgcagggcaaaATCCAGCACTTTGAAGCTGCCAACAAG TTGTTACAGGAAAAGCTGAATGAAttgaattttgaattaaaatctGCTCAAGAAACATCACAAAGGCAAGACCGTACAATCCAGAGTCTGAACGAGGCCCTGAAGAGCAAAGAGAGTAAG ACAGAGGAGCTGTACCACATCATTGAAGGGCAGAATGAGACCATGGCCAAGCTGCGGGACATGTTACACAGAAACCATCTGGGACAGCTGCAG GTGTCAGAGAGCCCACTGTCACCCCAGGAGCAGCAAATGTCACCGCTTGATCTTCAGAACGCACTTTTCTGCACCAAGCTGGAGGTGCAGAGACTGAAGAGAGCTCAGCACCAGAAAGAGCATCAGCTGGCTGAATCCAAGAGAGCAACCCAGCTCCTAGAGACCACGGTCCatgaggaagagcagcagaaagaggCAGCCTGGAAACACAATCAG GAGCTGCGTGCTGTGgtacagcagctgcaggcagagctgcaggacaaggCTCAGCAGATTGAGACTTTGGAGTGGGAGAAAAGCCGTGAGCTGCAGGCCCAGGAGCAGAGAGTTCAGCGTTTGACTCAGCAGCTGGCTCACAAGGAGCAGCTTCTGCAG GAGTCCAGGGAGCTTCTGCAATGCCAGCAAAGCTTGGAGAAGAGCCCTGCAGCCATGAATGCCATGTTGGAGAAACTGCAGCAGCGTGTCAGTGACAGGGATGCTGCTCTGGAG CGAGCAGTAGATGAGAAGTTCTGTGCCCTGgagaagaaggagcaggagctgcaacaGCTGCGTGTGTCCATGCGGGAGCGCGGCAGTGACCTGGAGAGGCTGCGCAGTGTCCTCCGCAGCAACGAGGCCACCATCCAT AGCCTGGAGAGCCTCCTGAAAGCCAAAACCCTGGAACTGGAGCAGGTCTCAGCAACCTGCCAAAACCTCCGCTGGCTCAAAGAGGAGATTGAGGCCAAatctggcagcaggcagaaggagcaggaggggatCATCCAACAGCTGCAGACCTGCCTGCATGACAGGAACAAGGAAGTGGAG GAGCTTACAGCAACTCTGCTGTGCAAGCTGGGCCCCGGGCAGAATGAGGtagcagaggagctgtgcctgcGTCTCCAGCACAAGGAGAAGATGCTGCAGGATCTCCTCAGTGACCGGAACCATCAAACCACGGAGCATGATGCTGAAATtcgggagctgctgcaggctctgagcaccaaggagcagcacagcagg GTAGCTGCAGAGAAGATGGCTCAGGCTTTGGCTGAAAGGAGCTGTGAGCTACAACTGCTGCGCCAGCACGTGTTGGGGAAGGACCCTGTTGGGACCCAGTCAGCTGGTGCTAGGCCATTGAAGCAGGACAAACAACCCATACAA GAGATACTGCAAAGAGCTTGTGGAGCTACAGCCATTGCTGGATCCCCGCAGGaagacagcagctgcaggacagagggAG TTACAATGTCAGCAGCAGAACTGGAGAAGGATCTTGTCAATGCcaaagaggagctggagctAATGGcgaagaaggaaagggaaagcagg cGGGAGCTCACTGCTCTCCAGTCTGTTGTGGCCAcacaggaggaggagctgcaggtgcaggcCTCAGATATCGAGTCCTTGACCAGAAGCATCCAGATGAAAGAAGACCTCATCAAG GATCTGCAGATGCAGCTGGTGGATCCTGAAGAAATTCCAGCCATGGAAAGACTGACACAAGAAGTGCTGGTGCTTCGGGAGAAAGTGGCCGTAGCAGAGTCCCAAGGACAGGAGGCTACTGGAAACAGAAGGCAACAG CAGTTGTTACTGATGCTGGAAGGGCTGGTGGCTGAGAGGAATCGGTTAAATGAGGCTCTCCAGGCAGAGAGGCAGCTCTATGGCAGCCTGGTGAAGTTTCATACACACCCAGACAG CGCTGCGAGAGACCACGCCCTGCAGGTGGAGCTGGAAGGCGTCCACGAGCTCCGGGGACAGCTGGAAGAAGCTCTTGGAAGAAGCTTGGAGTGTTTGAGCAGGCTGGAGACACAGGGCGCCATAGGAG GTCGGGCTGCAGGCACGCACACCGATGCCAGCACCAACTTCACCGACAGCATGAAGGAGGAGGCAGCCCGTGGGCTGGCAAGCCAGCAG AGCAACCCCCGGGCCCGCAAGGAAAGTGGGGGCACCGAAAGGAGCACAGCACCCACCGTGCGCGAACGGGAGCTGCgggctgaggaggagctgcGGGAGCTGAAGGCGCAGCTGGAGGAAGCCGGCTTCTCCTCTGTCTCCCACATCAG GAAGGCGATGCTGAGCCTGTGCCTGGAAAACGCGGAGCTGAAAGAGCGGATGGGTGAAGCCACGTCGCTGCTGGAGAgcggggagcaggaggagcctgggctgggcagccctCTGGCCCCTGAGCCCCGGAGGCTGCAGCGGAAGAGCCGCGGTTCCCTTGGGGACCGCCCGGCCGGAGGCAGCGGGGATGGCCAAGGGCTCCCAGCAGAGAGGGGAACGGTGCCCACCAAACGCCCAGCGATGGAGGCTCGAGCCCAGGATGACATGGCCAAGagaccctgccctggcagcctgggcGGAGGGGATGGGAGCCAT GTGGAGGGCTCAGTTCCCGGCAggggctggccagggctgggtgcAGAGCTCCGCTCCCAGGTGGCACAGGGCCaaaggcagtgccaggagctgcaggacaagCTTGCTGCCTCCGAGGCCAGAGTGCGGGCACAagctgagcagctggagaaatACCACGTCCTGCTCC GTGAACCTCagacacagcagctcagcaagcAAGTGCAGGTGGACTTCCAGGACCTGGGCTATGAGACCTGTGGACGCAGCGAGACCGAGGCTGACCGTGACGAGACCACCAGCCCCG AGTGTGAGGAGCCAGATGTGTTCAGTGAGACCAGCCTGGGTGAGGAGctggggtccctgtgccagccagggaTGTCTAGAGTGGGCAAAATTGCCCAGAAAACCATGGCCCTGGAGGATGTGGAGGCCCTGCACCAGCACATCCAGGACCTCAAGGCCCAGCTGCTCAATGCCAACAAAGTGATCCAGAGCCTGCAGCGCCGTGCCCGCTCCATCTCTGTCACCAGCGGCTACACCTCGGGTGCTGAGCGGCCCCTGCCGGCTCCCAAGGTCTTGGCGTCCCCAGCCCACAGCCTGACGGACGAGGACGAGGGCTGGCAGTCGGATGGCCACGGCACGCTGTGCCCGCCCGCCCTGCGGGCACACCGCGACCTGCAGAGCCTGGTGCACCGCGTCGCCCTGCTCGAGGCACAGCTGCCCACGGCCAAGCATGGAGCCACCTTGCCCAAGGAGCTGCAGTCTGCCACTTGGCCAGG GAAATACAACTCTTTGATCCAGGCACAGGCTCGGGAGCTCTCCCACTTGCGGCAGACGCTGCGGGAGGGCCGTGGAGTGAGCCGCAGCCTGGCCCAGCACCTGCGGGATGCTCTGCGCTCCTTCGAGGACCTCCTTCGGGGCACTGACATCGACTACTACCTGGGCCAGGGCTTTCGGGAGcagctggcccagggcaggCACCTGGCTGAGAGGCTCAGCGACAAGCTGGGCATCA GAGATCGACAAGACAGGGAGGATAAAACCAGTCACGAACTCCTGGCACAGAG GCTCAGCCGGGAGCTCCAGGAGAAGGAGATTGAGAGCCTGGAGGTGAAGCTGCAGGAGCGTTCTGAGTCCCCAGGTAGCAGCTGCCCACCCTCGGAGTCATCCcactctgccagcagctcatCCTTCACctctgaggggctggagccctgcTCCGATGGGGATGCGGCCAGCGAGTACAGCCAGTGCCACGAGGAGCCCACCCAACACGCAG GCCTTCACTTTGACTCCTTGTCCAAACCCGTTAATGCCCCCCTGCCTGTCCTGGCCCCCGGGCTGtcccccttcctccctgccGGGGCTCCTCCTCCTGCGGCCCCGCCACTCCTGGGCTGCTGCGGGAATTCTGTCTGCTCCCtggctgaggcacagcaggaaCTGCAGGTGCTCCGGAGGCAGCTGGGAGAAA GTGTGACACTGCCCATGGCACCAGCAAAGCCCACAGTCTTGCCGGGCCCCTTTGGAGAGGGCAGCAAAGCCCCAGCATCGTTCTGCCGGCACGGAGCCCTGCAGGGCCCGGCTGAGCTCCCCGCGGCCTCCGACAGCCGCGGCCCCTGGGACGTGCCCggccagctgctctgtggggccCTGCCGGCGGGGTACCCCTCCGGCCAGAAGCTGACAG GGGCAGACCTGCTGGAGGAACACCTGCTGGAGATCCGCAACCTGCGCCAGCGCCTGGAGGAGTCCATCTGCACCAACGACCGGCtccgggagcagctggagcGCCGCCTGGCCTCCACCGGCAAGGCCAGCG CATTGCCCAGTGATGTCTATGCCCAGACAccggagctggggctgcagctgagcagggagaaCCAGGCTCTGCATGAGGAAAACCAGACCCTGCGGCTCCAACGTGACCACCTCTCCcaag agctggcacGGGTGCAGGAGGCACTCATGGCTGCCTGCTCCCGGGCACGGGAGGctgaagcagagctgggccagaGGCGTGGGAAGCAGCGGAGGCTGGCGGAGGAGCTCTCCGAGTGCCAAGAGAGTGTCCGGCAGCTCCGGGACGAGCGGCGCTCTCTGCAGGAGGACAACAACAG gctgcagcactcagtgacactcctgcagcagcagagtgagGAGCAGCGCCTGCTCCTGCAGACCCTGCGTGCAGAGCTGCACGTCTATGAGAGCCTCCCTGGCCCCTCTGCTGAGACACGAGCAG GCTGCTTCCCATCTCCTCCAGTGCGCGATGTGGGCACTAACTCAGCagctcccctcctctccccactgcCCTCCGGCACGTCGGTGCTCCGACGGATGGACG AGCCACGTGGGGCAGACGTGCTGCTGAGGAAGAGCGAGGGACTGACGGGGGCTCACGTTGTTGGCCGTCTGGACACGTACcgagccctggagcagcacatcGTGGAGGGAAAGGCCTTGGCCCGGGAGCTGATGTGTCTCACACGCCCAGCACTCAGGCTGCCCAACTCTCCGCTCCCAGGAAAGGAGGTAAAGCGTGGGCAGGAcggggcaggcagcagctgggggcCAGACCCTCAGCGCACCGTGCATTACGTGGTTCCCGAGCCCAGAACCGGCCCcgagggctgcaggggcagctggaggcagggagCCTCCAGCCCAGGGAATGCTGCCggcactgccctgctgcacCAGGCTGAGCACGGCGGCTCCCCGGGTGCAGCGGGatggggctgccccagcagcacctgctcccGCACCCTTCTCCCGCAGGCCCTGGGACGGACAGGCACGGGGCAGGGGCATCTCTGGGGCAGCGCCAGCACCCTGCACGGCATCCTGGAGGAGTGCGTGTCTCTCCTCACTGCCTTCTGGAGCACCGTGCTGCCCgtgagccctgcccagcaccagggcaag GAGCAGGTGCTCCAGGGTGAGATCGCGGCGCTGCGGGCCCGGCTTTCCGAGAGGGAGGACGCTCTGCAGAGCACCGCCAGGCGGCTGcgcagcacagcccagctcaagGACAGCATGGAGCAGTTCATCGTCAGCCAGT TGACCAGGACCCACAATGTTCTGCGCAAGGCCAGGACAAACCTGGAG GTGAAGGCCCAGCAGGCCCTGCCTGTTGCGTGA
- the PDE4DIP gene encoding myomegalin isoform X8 — protein sequence MKDNCRICGRELCGNQRRWIFHTAAKLNLQVLLSHVLGRELCRDGRSEFACSKCAFMLDRIYRFDTVIARIEALSIERLQKLLLEKDRLKFCIASMYRRNNDDSGPEDRAGEGTVDLSNLPDARYAALLQEDFTYSGFEYWMDQEEHGPEPHSCHGSEGAGSRPRRCRGCAALRVADADYEAICKVPRKVARSISCGLSSRWSASMGNEESSVCDVAESTSSRVAVDGDSMEEGTPASSLESLDTTVEASPLQQKDEDADKGVKGNGKCDDFSDDRVTPSSSLSGNRLELALNLIKTLDYKPLQSPRGSRLPIPVKSSLPPPKLSRDLADGSASAGLACASSAFLNADRKSFSRAPLGLPLEISELQELWDDLYEDYMPLRVQNLQDEQQQPAPGSTAAGEHVSSVHTAELQGKIQHFEAANKLLQEKLNELNFELKSAQETSQRQDRTIQSLNEALKSKESKTEELYHIIEGQNETMAKLRDMLHRNHLGQLQVSESPLSPQEQQMSPLDLQNALFCTKLEVQRLKRAQHQKEHQLAESKRATQLLETTVHEEEQQKEAAWKHNQELRAVVQQLQAELQDKAQQIETLEWEKSRELQAQEQRVQRLTQQLAHKEQLLQESRELLQCQQSLEKSPAAMNAMLEKLQQRVSDRDAALERAVDEKFCALEKKEQELQQLRVSMRERGSDLERLRSVLRSNEATIHSLESLLKAKTLELEQVSATCQNLRWLKEEIEAKSGSRQKEQEGIIQQLQTCLHDRNKEVEELTATLLCKLGPGQNEVAEELCLRLQHKEKMLQDLLSDRNHQTTEHDAEIRELLQALSTKEQHSRVAAEKMAQALAERSCELQLLRQHVLGKDPVGTQSAGARPLKQDKQPIQEILQRACGATAIAGSPQEDSSCRTEGVTMSAAELEKDLVNAKEELELMAKKERESRRELTALQSVVATQEEELQVQASDIESLTRSIQMKEDLIKDLQMQLVDPEEIPAMERLTQEVLVLREKVAVAESQGQEATGNRRQQLLLMLEGLVAERNRLNEALQAERQLYGSLVKFHTHPDSAARDHALQVELEGVHELRGQLEEALGRSLECLSRLETQGAIGGGEQERVRVLPQHAF from the exons atgaAGGATAACTGCCGGATCTGCGGCCGGGAGCTGTGCGGCAACCAGCGGCGATGGATCTTTCACACGGCGGCCAAGCTGAATCTCCAGGTGCTGCTCTCCCACgtcctgggcagggagctgtgccggGACGGCAGGTCCGAGTTTGCCTGCAGCAAGTGTGCCTTCATGCTGGACCGCATCTACAGGTTCGACACCGTCATCGCCCGCATCGAGGCCCTCTCCATCGAGCgcctgcagaagctgctgctggagaaggaccGTCTCAAGTTCTGCATCGCAAGCATGTACCGCAGGAACAACGACGACTCCGGCCCAGaggacagggctggagaggggacTGTGGACCTTTCCAATCTGCCTGATGCACGGTACGCTGCCCTCCTCCAGGAGGACTTCACTTACTCTGGCTTTGAATATTGGATGGATCAGGAAGAGCACGGCCCGGAGCCGCACAGCTGCCACGGCTCCGAGGGGGCAGGGAGCCGcccgcggcgctgccggggctgcgCTGCCCTGCGTGTGGCCGACGCCGACTATGAAGCCATCTGCAAAGTGCCCCGAAAGGTGGCCAGGAGCATCTCCTGTGGGCTGTCCAGCCGCTGGTCAGCCAGCATGGGCAACGAGGAGTCGTCTGTGTGTGATGTGGCCGAGTCCACCAGCTCCAGGGTGGCTGTGGATGGGGACAGCATGGAGGAAGGCACACCTGCATCCTCTCTTGAATCTCTGGACACCACCGTGGAGGCCAGCCCTCTGCAGCAGAAGGATGAAGATGCAGATAAGGGGGTgaaagggaatgggaaatgtGACGATTTCTCGGATGATCGCGTGACCCCGAGCTCTTCACTGAGCGGGAACAGGCTGGAGCTGGCCCTCAATTTGATCAAGACTTTGGACTACAAACCCCTTCAGAGCCCCCGAGGCAGCCGACTACCTATTCCTGTGAAGTCCAGCTTGCCCCCTCCCAAGCTCAGCCGTGACTTGGCAGATGGCAGTGCTTCTGCTGGCTTAGCATGTGCTAGTTCTGCCTTCCTCAATGCAGACAGAAAATCGTTTTCCAGAGCTCCTTTGGGCCTTCCCCTGGAAatttctgagctgcaggagctgtgggatgaCCTCTATGAGGATTATATGCCGCTGCGGGTACAG AATTTGCAAgatgaacagcagcagccagctccaggtagcactgcagcaggggagCACGTGTCCAGTGTGCatacagcagagctgcagggcaaaATCCAGCACTTTGAAGCTGCCAACAAG TTGTTACAGGAAAAGCTGAATGAAttgaattttgaattaaaatctGCTCAAGAAACATCACAAAGGCAAGACCGTACAATCCAGAGTCTGAACGAGGCCCTGAAGAGCAAAGAGAGTAAG ACAGAGGAGCTGTACCACATCATTGAAGGGCAGAATGAGACCATGGCCAAGCTGCGGGACATGTTACACAGAAACCATCTGGGACAGCTGCAG GTGTCAGAGAGCCCACTGTCACCCCAGGAGCAGCAAATGTCACCGCTTGATCTTCAGAACGCACTTTTCTGCACCAAGCTGGAGGTGCAGAGACTGAAGAGAGCTCAGCACCAGAAAGAGCATCAGCTGGCTGAATCCAAGAGAGCAACCCAGCTCCTAGAGACCACGGTCCatgaggaagagcagcagaaagaggCAGCCTGGAAACACAATCAG GAGCTGCGTGCTGTGgtacagcagctgcaggcagagctgcaggacaaggCTCAGCAGATTGAGACTTTGGAGTGGGAGAAAAGCCGTGAGCTGCAGGCCCAGGAGCAGAGAGTTCAGCGTTTGACTCAGCAGCTGGCTCACAAGGAGCAGCTTCTGCAG GAGTCCAGGGAGCTTCTGCAATGCCAGCAAAGCTTGGAGAAGAGCCCTGCAGCCATGAATGCCATGTTGGAGAAACTGCAGCAGCGTGTCAGTGACAGGGATGCTGCTCTGGAG CGAGCAGTAGATGAGAAGTTCTGTGCCCTGgagaagaaggagcaggagctgcaacaGCTGCGTGTGTCCATGCGGGAGCGCGGCAGTGACCTGGAGAGGCTGCGCAGTGTCCTCCGCAGCAACGAGGCCACCATCCAT AGCCTGGAGAGCCTCCTGAAAGCCAAAACCCTGGAACTGGAGCAGGTCTCAGCAACCTGCCAAAACCTCCGCTGGCTCAAAGAGGAGATTGAGGCCAAatctggcagcaggcagaaggagcaggaggggatCATCCAACAGCTGCAGACCTGCCTGCATGACAGGAACAAGGAAGTGGAG GAGCTTACAGCAACTCTGCTGTGCAAGCTGGGCCCCGGGCAGAATGAGGtagcagaggagctgtgcctgcGTCTCCAGCACAAGGAGAAGATGCTGCAGGATCTCCTCAGTGACCGGAACCATCAAACCACGGAGCATGATGCTGAAATtcgggagctgctgcaggctctgagcaccaaggagcagcacagcagg GTAGCTGCAGAGAAGATGGCTCAGGCTTTGGCTGAAAGGAGCTGTGAGCTACAACTGCTGCGCCAGCACGTGTTGGGGAAGGACCCTGTTGGGACCCAGTCAGCTGGTGCTAGGCCATTGAAGCAGGACAAACAACCCATACAA GAGATACTGCAAAGAGCTTGTGGAGCTACAGCCATTGCTGGATCCCCGCAGGaagacagcagctgcaggacagagggAG TTACAATGTCAGCAGCAGAACTGGAGAAGGATCTTGTCAATGCcaaagaggagctggagctAATGGcgaagaaggaaagggaaagcagg cGGGAGCTCACTGCTCTCCAGTCTGTTGTGGCCAcacaggaggaggagctgcaggtgcaggcCTCAGATATCGAGTCCTTGACCAGAAGCATCCAGATGAAAGAAGACCTCATCAAG GATCTGCAGATGCAGCTGGTGGATCCTGAAGAAATTCCAGCCATGGAAAGACTGACACAAGAAGTGCTGGTGCTTCGGGAGAAAGTGGCCGTAGCAGAGTCCCAAGGACAGGAGGCTACTGGAAACAGAAGGCAACAG TTGTTACTGATGCTGGAAGGGCTGGTGGCTGAGAGGAATCGGTTAAATGAGGCTCTCCAGGCAGAGAGGCAGCTCTATGGCAGCCTGGTGAAGTTTCATACACACCCAGACAG CGCTGCGAGAGACCACGCCCTGCAGGTGGAGCTGGAAGGCGTCCACGAGCTCCGGGGACAGCTGGAAGAAGCTCTTGGAAGAAGCTTGGAGTGTTTGAGCAGGCTGGAGACACAGGGCGCCATAGGAGGTGGGGAACAGGAGCGTGTGAGAGTCCTACCCCAGCATGCCTTCTGA